Part of the Nitrospirota bacterium genome is shown below.
AGGTAATTTATTAGTTGGGCTTCGTGTTGTGATATTAGATTAGTTACAGCCTTAATTTCAATGATTATCTTGTCCTCAACAATAATATCTGCTTTAAATTCTCCTACTAAGTGATTTTTATAAGATACATTAAAATTTTTTTGGGTATCGGCTCTTAGTCCAATACTTCCCAGTTCAATCATTAAGGCTTTTTCATATACTGATTCCAAAAAGCCGCCTCCTAATTCATCATAAACATTATAAAAACATCTGATAATTCTCTCTGTTATGTCTTCGTATAAAAATTTTTTCTCCATGAAAAAGTCTGTGCAAGTCAGTGGCTAAAGCCTTATTTCACCTTTGCCATTACCTCGTCAGGTATGTCAAAGTTAGCATAAACATTCTGTATGTCATCATGCTCTTCAAGTGCATCCATCAGTTTAAGCATCTGCTCTGCATC
Proteins encoded:
- a CDS encoding GxxExxY protein; its protein translation is MEKKFLYEDITERIIRCFYNVYDELGGGFLESVYEKALMIELGSIGLRADTQKNFNVSYKNHLVGEFKADIIVEDKIIIEIKAVTNLISQHEAQLINYLKATGIKVGLLVNFGDKLEFKRRIF